In Perognathus longimembris pacificus isolate PPM17 chromosome 23, ASM2315922v1, whole genome shotgun sequence, a single genomic region encodes these proteins:
- the Hs3st6 gene encoding heparan sulfate glucosamine 3-O-sulfotransferase 6 isoform X3 has protein sequence MRARPRPPLPGPGAARLHGRSLMPRTLDGQITMEKTPSYFVTREAPGRIHSMSPDTKLIVVVRNPVTRAISDYAQTLSKTPGLPSFRALAFRHGLGPVDTAWSAVRIGLYAQHLDHWLRYFPLSRFLFVSGERLVTDPAGEVGRVQDFLGLKRMVTGKHFYFNATKGFPCLQKAQGSGRPHCLGKSKGRPHPRVPQAVVQRLRDFYRPFNRKFYQMTGQDFGWD, from the exons ATGCGCGCCCGCCCGCGACCCCCGCTCCCGGGCCCAGGCGCGGCGCGGCTCCATGGCAG GAGCCTGATGCCCCGTACCCTGGATGGACAGATCACCATGGAGAAGACTCCCAGTTACTTCGTCACCAGGGAGGCCCCTGGCCGCATCCACAGCATGTCCCCTGACACCAAGCTGATTGTGGTGGTGCGGAACCCCGTGACCCGAGCCATCTCCGACTATGCACAGACCCTATCCAAGACCCCAGGCCTGCCCAGCTTCCGAGCCCTGGCCTTCCGCCATGGCCTGGGCCCCGTGGATACGGCCTGGAGCGCGGTACGCATCGGCCTCTATGCCCAGCACCTGGACCACTGGCTCCGCTACTTCCCCCTGTCCCGCTTCCTCTTTGTCAGCGGTGAACGGCTGGTCACCGACCCAGCTGGGGAGGTGGGACGCGTACAGGACTTCCTGGGCCTTAAGCGCATGGTCACCGGCAAGCACTTCTACTTTAATGCCACCAAGGGCTTCCCTTGTCTCCAGAAGGCCCAGGGGAGCGGCCGCCCTCACTGCTTGGGCAAATCTAAGGGCCGGCCCCACCCCCGCGTACCCCAAGCTGTGGTTCAGCGCCTGCGAGACTTCTACAGGCCCTTCAACCGCAAGTTCTACCAGATGACTGGCCAGGACTTCGGCTGGGACTAA
- the Hs3st6 gene encoding heparan sulfate glucosamine 3-O-sulfotransferase 6 isoform X1 — MAGSGALGGGAGAGVGAGAGSGPGAGTGAAPRAPRAALALAAALLLGAYGLCALPGRRPPAARAPVPAPAPAQPPSDARRSGAPGLPVARGPGRRRLPQALIVGVKKGGTRALLEFLRLHPDVRALGAEPHFFDRCYGRGLAWYRSLMPRTLDGQITMEKTPSYFVTREAPGRIHSMSPDTKLIVVVRNPVTRAISDYAQTLSKTPGLPSFRALAFRHGLGPVDTAWSAVRIGLYAQHLDHWLRYFPLSRFLFVSGERLVTDPAGEVGRVQDFLGLKRMVTGKHFYFNATKGFPCLQKAQGSGRPHCLGKSKGRPHPRVPQAVVQRLRDFYRPFNRKFYQMTGQDFGWD; from the exons ATGGCAGGTAGCGGCGCcctgggcggcggggccggggccggggtcggcgCGGGCGCGGGGTCCGGGCCGGGGGCAGGGACGGGGGCCGCGCCGAGGGCGCCCCGGGCGGCGCTGGCGCTGGCGGCGGCGCTGCTGCTGGGCGCCTACGGCCTCTGCGCCCTCCCCGGCCGCCGCCCGCCGGCCGCCCGCGCCCCggtccccgcgcccgcgcccgcccagCCGCCCAGCGACGCCCGCCGCTCGGGAGCGCCCGGCCTGCCGGTGGCCCGCGGCCCGGGCCGGCGGCGCCTCCCGCAGGCGCTGATCGTGGGCGTGAAGAAGGGCGGCACGCGGGCGCTGCTGGAGTTCCTGCGGCTGCACCCCGACGTGCGCGCGCTCGGCGCCGAGCCCCACTTCTTCGACAGGTGCTACGGGCGCGGCCTGGCCTGGTACCG GAGCCTGATGCCCCGTACCCTGGATGGACAGATCACCATGGAGAAGACTCCCAGTTACTTCGTCACCAGGGAGGCCCCTGGCCGCATCCACAGCATGTCCCCTGACACCAAGCTGATTGTGGTGGTGCGGAACCCCGTGACCCGAGCCATCTCCGACTATGCACAGACCCTATCCAAGACCCCAGGCCTGCCCAGCTTCCGAGCCCTGGCCTTCCGCCATGGCCTGGGCCCCGTGGATACGGCCTGGAGCGCGGTACGCATCGGCCTCTATGCCCAGCACCTGGACCACTGGCTCCGCTACTTCCCCCTGTCCCGCTTCCTCTTTGTCAGCGGTGAACGGCTGGTCACCGACCCAGCTGGGGAGGTGGGACGCGTACAGGACTTCCTGGGCCTTAAGCGCATGGTCACCGGCAAGCACTTCTACTTTAATGCCACCAAGGGCTTCCCTTGTCTCCAGAAGGCCCAGGGGAGCGGCCGCCCTCACTGCTTGGGCAAATCTAAGGGCCGGCCCCACCCCCGCGTACCCCAAGCTGTGGTTCAGCGCCTGCGAGACTTCTACAGGCCCTTCAACCGCAAGTTCTACCAGATGACTGGCCAGGACTTCGGCTGGGACTAA
- the Hs3st6 gene encoding heparan sulfate glucosamine 3-O-sulfotransferase 6 isoform X2, protein MAGSGALGGGAGAGVGAGAGSGPGAGTGAAPRAPRAALALAAALLLGAYGLCALPGRRPPAARAPVPAPAPAQPPSDARRSGAPGLPVARGPGRRRLPQALIVGVKKGGTRALLEFLRLHPDVRALGAEPHFFDRSLMPRTLDGQITMEKTPSYFVTREAPGRIHSMSPDTKLIVVVRNPVTRAISDYAQTLSKTPGLPSFRALAFRHGLGPVDTAWSAVRIGLYAQHLDHWLRYFPLSRFLFVSGERLVTDPAGEVGRVQDFLGLKRMVTGKHFYFNATKGFPCLQKAQGSGRPHCLGKSKGRPHPRVPQAVVQRLRDFYRPFNRKFYQMTGQDFGWD, encoded by the exons ATGGCAGGTAGCGGCGCcctgggcggcggggccggggccggggtcggcgCGGGCGCGGGGTCCGGGCCGGGGGCAGGGACGGGGGCCGCGCCGAGGGCGCCCCGGGCGGCGCTGGCGCTGGCGGCGGCGCTGCTGCTGGGCGCCTACGGCCTCTGCGCCCTCCCCGGCCGCCGCCCGCCGGCCGCCCGCGCCCCggtccccgcgcccgcgcccgcccagCCGCCCAGCGACGCCCGCCGCTCGGGAGCGCCCGGCCTGCCGGTGGCCCGCGGCCCGGGCCGGCGGCGCCTCCCGCAGGCGCTGATCGTGGGCGTGAAGAAGGGCGGCACGCGGGCGCTGCTGGAGTTCCTGCGGCTGCACCCCGACGTGCGCGCGCTCGGCGCCGAGCCCCACTTCTTCGACAG GAGCCTGATGCCCCGTACCCTGGATGGACAGATCACCATGGAGAAGACTCCCAGTTACTTCGTCACCAGGGAGGCCCCTGGCCGCATCCACAGCATGTCCCCTGACACCAAGCTGATTGTGGTGGTGCGGAACCCCGTGACCCGAGCCATCTCCGACTATGCACAGACCCTATCCAAGACCCCAGGCCTGCCCAGCTTCCGAGCCCTGGCCTTCCGCCATGGCCTGGGCCCCGTGGATACGGCCTGGAGCGCGGTACGCATCGGCCTCTATGCCCAGCACCTGGACCACTGGCTCCGCTACTTCCCCCTGTCCCGCTTCCTCTTTGTCAGCGGTGAACGGCTGGTCACCGACCCAGCTGGGGAGGTGGGACGCGTACAGGACTTCCTGGGCCTTAAGCGCATGGTCACCGGCAAGCACTTCTACTTTAATGCCACCAAGGGCTTCCCTTGTCTCCAGAAGGCCCAGGGGAGCGGCCGCCCTCACTGCTTGGGCAAATCTAAGGGCCGGCCCCACCCCCGCGTACCCCAAGCTGTGGTTCAGCGCCTGCGAGACTTCTACAGGCCCTTCAACCGCAAGTTCTACCAGATGACTGGCCAGGACTTCGGCTGGGACTAA
- the Hs3st6 gene encoding heparan sulfate glucosamine 3-O-sulfotransferase 6 isoform X4, with protein sequence MPRTLDGQITMEKTPSYFVTREAPGRIHSMSPDTKLIVVVRNPVTRAISDYAQTLSKTPGLPSFRALAFRHGLGPVDTAWSAVRIGLYAQHLDHWLRYFPLSRFLFVSGERLVTDPAGEVGRVQDFLGLKRMVTGKHFYFNATKGFPCLQKAQGSGRPHCLGKSKGRPHPRVPQAVVQRLRDFYRPFNRKFYQMTGQDFGWD encoded by the coding sequence ATGCCCCGTACCCTGGATGGACAGATCACCATGGAGAAGACTCCCAGTTACTTCGTCACCAGGGAGGCCCCTGGCCGCATCCACAGCATGTCCCCTGACACCAAGCTGATTGTGGTGGTGCGGAACCCCGTGACCCGAGCCATCTCCGACTATGCACAGACCCTATCCAAGACCCCAGGCCTGCCCAGCTTCCGAGCCCTGGCCTTCCGCCATGGCCTGGGCCCCGTGGATACGGCCTGGAGCGCGGTACGCATCGGCCTCTATGCCCAGCACCTGGACCACTGGCTCCGCTACTTCCCCCTGTCCCGCTTCCTCTTTGTCAGCGGTGAACGGCTGGTCACCGACCCAGCTGGGGAGGTGGGACGCGTACAGGACTTCCTGGGCCTTAAGCGCATGGTCACCGGCAAGCACTTCTACTTTAATGCCACCAAGGGCTTCCCTTGTCTCCAGAAGGCCCAGGGGAGCGGCCGCCCTCACTGCTTGGGCAAATCTAAGGGCCGGCCCCACCCCCGCGTACCCCAAGCTGTGGTTCAGCGCCTGCGAGACTTCTACAGGCCCTTCAACCGCAAGTTCTACCAGATGACTGGCCAGGACTTCGGCTGGGACTAA